One Gossypium raimondii isolate GPD5lz chromosome 3, ASM2569854v1, whole genome shotgun sequence genomic window carries:
- the LOC128039825 gene encoding uncharacterized protein LOC128039825: MSLSKHWVLFYVDTKEKKISWLDPIASSRIRSYNVEKDIILQWFTTLLLPKLGYVDAKEWPFLVRNDIPEQKKGVWFAVITLQPESVTGRLPPLRVIAITAPQRGLGILLAFHLLFHFFALIKLPSLPRFPSREREQGVLVKEGTRPTLSALGVAAVASISRIAVALPVLSLLLVRGHEQVPIGSAEVRAVFSSGSGRVAGCMVTEGKIVDGCGIRVIRNGCTVHVSVLDSLRRVKEIVKEVNAGLECAMGVEDYDQWQEGDILEAFNTVQKKRTLEEASTSMAATLEEVGVEL; this comes from the exons ATGAGTTTATCAAAACATTGGGTTCTTTTCTATGTGGATACCAAAGAGAAGAAGATTTCATGGTTGGATCCAATAGCATCTTCTCGAATAAGGTCTTATAATGTCGAAAAAGACATAATATTACAATGGTTTACAACTCTTCTACTGCCAAAGTTGGGTTATGTTGATGCAAAGGAATGGCCATTTTTAGTGCGTAATGATATTCCAGAGCAAAAAAA gggtgtttggttcgctgtaatcaCATTACAGCCCGAATCGGTTACTGGCCGATTACCTCCATTGCGTGTAATAGCTATTACGGCCCCTCAGCGCGGATTAGGGATTCTGCTTGCTTTTCatcttcttttccatttttttgcCCTCATCAAGCTTCCGAGTCTCCCACGTTTCCCTTCCAG GGAAAGGGAACAGGGAGTTTTGGTAAAAGAAGGAACAAGACCCACACTCTCTGCGTTAGGTGTGGCCGCCGTGGCTTCCATCTCCAGAATAGCCGTTGCTCTGCCTGTGCTTTCCCTGCTGCTCGTAAGAGGACAT GAACAAGTACCAATTGGCTCTGCAGAGGTTCGGGCTGTTTTCAGCAGTGGTAGTGGTCGTGTTGCTGGATGTATGGTAACAGAGGGAAAGATAGTGGATGGTTGTGGCATCCGTGTCATTCGAAATGGTTGCACAGTCCATGTCAGTGTTCTTGATTCATTGCGAAGGGTTAAGGAAATTGTTAAAGAG GTAAATGCTGGTTTGGAGTGTGCTATGGGAGTGGAAGATTATGATCAATGGCAGGAAGGAGATATTCTTGAGGCCTTCAACACTGTTCAAAAGAAGCGAACACTTGAAGAGGCATCTACTTCAATGGCAGCCACACTGGAAGAAGTAGGAGTCGAGTTGTAG